In Eremothecium gossypii ATCC 10895 chromosome V, complete sequence, the genomic stretch GTCTCATTGGTCACATTACCCACCACCCTGAATGGCGAGAAGATCCGCGAAGCATGCGCGGCCTGCCCGCTAACATTCTTGCCGGTCCTTTGCCTCTTAGCAACGTCCGATTCCGCCATATTGATTAACAGTGGCCTCGCTGACCTGAGTCTTGAACTGTAGGCTTGGCTATTAGTTAAAGATGTGCATCGAGCGCGATGCCCATACAAATTTTTCAAATCACGGAAGACGAGTTTCATCAaacaaaaagaaacgacTACTCTGCCAGCTTTAACCACACAGCTGCGCTGCCTGTAAGCGACGCTCTTGGAGCATTGCTGCTGGTGATTGGGACTAGCCGCGGCCAGTTCACGTGTAGGATACCAACTTTTCTCCATGTTGGAGGACGTATAAGTGTCTTGTCCAGTTCTCAGCCCGGAGGCCGTAGATGCGCCCTTTTGCCAAATGGTAGGCAGATACTAAATGTTATGGGTCTTGCAATGACCAATGCATTTGGTGTGGGTTTACTCTCTCTGTCGCTTTAGTGCGTGCGGTACGCGTATCAGTTGCTTCGACAGAAAGAGCGATTTCTTATCCCTGTTCTCCGCAGACTAACCCGTATCCATCTGCGCCCGCGAGCACACGAACGCGACGAAAGGATCTACAAGAGCAGCGACTCTCCGCAGATATACCGGAGATACGCGTCCCCACTACCATGAGCGAAGACAACTGCTTACAGCCTCAACTATCTCCTCTGTTCCTTAGTTGCAGTACCAAGAAGGCTATGGAATCAATAGCGCCCATCCTGGAGGGCTTCACGCCGAAGACATCGTCGAGCGAGAACACATCTTTGAAACTGCCACCTGCGAGTCTCACGACGGATGAGGAAGAAGACGCGGATGAAAATCTGGATCCGAACGCACTGGCTCGGACCGTTAGTGTGCAGTCGCAGCAATCGGCTGTAGGAGGGACGGGTGCAGTTACGTACAATAGCCTGGCCGCACCAGATGAGAACGCGGAGACATTTGCCAAGCATGGCGCAGCCCACGGTTTGGAGCAGATCACGTCTAGCCAAGCTTTAGAGGAGTGTGCGTGCGAGGAAGGGAACTGCACGGATGCGTGCCAGGCGGTTTCGCCAGGAGCCTACAAGGGCCAGTCACCCAGGAAGCCAGCAGACGATGCTACTGAGAAGAACGAGGGCTGGCAACACTCGGTGCATCCCCCCGTACAGCAAACTGGGCACGAGGGGGCTAACTCTGACTCTGCCACGCCTGCTCCCAGCTCTTCCAGTTCATCACGAAAGTCCTCAACTTCCATCACAAAGCCACAACTTCCCCGAGTAGGGAAAATTGGTGTCTGTGCCATGGACGCCAAAGTGCTGTCGAAACCCTGCCGTCATATTCTTAACCGGCTGATCGAAAATGGCGAATTCGAAACCATTATCTTTGGGGATAAGGTGATTCTTGACGAGAACATCGAGAACTGGCCGACCTGCGACTTTCTAATATCATTCTTTTCGTCTGGGTTTCCTTTGAACAAGGCAATCGACTATGTCATGCTCCGTAAGCCGTTTATGATCAATGATTTGATTATGCAGAAGGTACTCTGGGATCGCCGACTGTGTCTAAGGCTCCTTGAAGCAGCACAAGTACCAACACCACCTAGGTTAGAAATAACTAGAGATGGTGGGCCAAGGGTGGATGACGCGTTAAGGTCAAAGCTTTTGGAGCGTGGCGTCCATGTCAAGCCAATTAGGGAGCCTATTTGGCGGATGTTGGATAATGACACATTGGAGGTCAACGGCGAGATAATGACCAAGCCATTTGTGGAAAAACCTGTGGATGGCGAAGACCACAACATCTACATTTACTACCATTCAAAAAATGGCGGTGGCGGTCGCAGGTTGTTTAGGAAAGTGGGCAACAAGTCGTCCGAATTTGATCCTGCCCTTGTGGCGCCACGCAGCGAAGGATCTTACATATACGAGAAATTTATGGATACTGATAACTTTGAAGATGTCAAGGCATATACCGTTGGGGAAAGTTTTTGTCATGCAGAAACGAGAAAGTCGCCGGTTGTAGATGGGATAGTGCGGAGAAACACACATGGTAAGGAAATTCGATATGTCACGGAGTTGACGGAGGAGGAGAAACAGATGGCCGCCCGTGTTTCCAAAACGTTTTCGCAAATGATTTGTGGATTTGACCTTCTTCGCGTCAACGGGAAGAGCTTTGTTATAGATGTCAATGGCTTTTCGTTTGTGAAAGATAATTCGATGTACTATGATTCCTGTGCAAAGATTCTCCGGGACACCTTTGTAAATGCTAAAAAGCAAATTGATCTAGAAAAGCGGAACTTGCCAGTTATCCAAGAAGAAAAGAGGCAAAAGTGGTTCTTTAAAGGACTAGTTACGGTAATTCGTCACGCGGACCGGACACCGAAACAGAAGTTCAAACACTCCTTCAGGTCCCAGATATTTATCTCACTTTTGAAGGGTCATAAAGAAGAAGTTGTTATTAGGAATGTCAGCGATTTGCAAATTGTTCTACAGGCTCTCCGTATAGCTATGGAGGAAGGTGTTGAGGATCCGAACAAACTGGAGGTCTTGGCCAATGCCTTGGAGAAAAAACTGAACTTTCCAGGAACAAAAATTCAATTGAAGCCTGTTCTTAACGATGATAACGAGGTGGAGAAAGTCCAGTTCATATTGAAATGGGGAGGAGAACCCACACACTCTGCTAGATATCAGGCGCAGGAACTGGGCGAGCAAATGAGACAAGACTTTGACCTGTTAAACAAGAATATCTTAAGGAATATCAAGATtttttcttcttctgaGCGCCGTGTCCTGGCTTCTGCACAGTTATGGGCAATGGCGTTATTCGGTGCAGATGAGCTTGGAAGTGACGAAATCAGTATAAGAAAAGATTTGTTGGATGACTCCAACGCTGCCAAGGATTTGATGGATAAGGTGAAAAAGCAACTGAAGGCTCTTTTAAGAGAGGGCAAAGAAGCACCACCTCAATTTGCATGGCCACTTAAAATGCCACAACCTTACCTAGTGATAAAGCGCGTGGTTGAATTGATGAACTACCACAAGAAGATTATGGATCACAATTTCTCTCATAAAAGTCTAGAAGAAATGCAGAGAAGATGGTGCTGCGGTGAGGATCCTACATTATTCAAGGAGAGATGGGATAAGTTATTCAAGGAATTCGTGAGCGTGGATAAGGTTGATCCGGCGAAAATATCCGAACTGTACGATACGATGAAGTACGACGCTCTTCATAACAGATCTTTCCTAGAGCGTATATTTTCTCCCGACGAGGCGGATGAATTGAATGAGGATGCTGCTTGTCAACATTCACTTGTTGACCGTTACCCGATCAATATTTTGGCTAAGAATAACTTTAAGATCCCAGAAACCACCCTTGGAAAGACTACCAGCAACAGTGTGGGTTCTTTAGGATGGGTACTAGAGAAAGAAAGCGGCATGAAGGCACATTGCTCGAATCCTAACTCGATATTTGATCACCCAAGGTATATGCAACTAAGAGAACTGTATAGACTCTCAAAGGTTCTCTTTGATTTTATTTGCCCGCAAGAGTATGGTATTGAAGATAATGAGAAGTTGGATATTGGCCTTTTAACATCTTTACCGTTGTCGAAGCAAATTCTCAATGATATTGATGATATGAAAAGTAAGGATACGCCGGCATGTATCGCTTATTTTACAAAGGAATCGCATATCTATACTTTGTTGAACATCATATACGAGGCGGGTCTTCCGATGCGTATCGCCAGAAATGCCTTACCAGAACTAGATTATCTGTCCCAGATTAACTTTGAATTGTACGAAAGTGCAGACAGCGGAGGCCAGAAGTCCCATGCTATAAGGTTAAAGATGTCACCAGGTTGCCACACGCAGGATCCGCTGGATGTTCAACTGGATGAGAAGCATTACATCAGCTGTATCCCGCGAATCTCACTGACAAAGCATCTAGACATGGATTACGTTTCCCAGAAGCTACGGAACAAGTTTTCAAGGGTTAACATGCCACAGAAATTTACGCCTGTGCATATTACGCAGCCGGACTTAAGCTATAAGAGACCTGCTATGAAGGACTCATCCACTGAGTCATAATAAGGTGGACATATATCAAGATGTGTGTAGTGATACTGTCAAGAACAAGATAGTTACCTACTCCAAATAGTAGTTTGTATGCTAGAGATTGTGCTAAATGGGTAGTGGTTACCTGACGGTAGCCATTTAGCGAGTAGGCAACATGTTGCTCAAATCTCAATGCATATTTATCTTCCAATGCTCCGTTAGTACAATGCCTCTTAGAGGGAGACATGTCCTGCAATCCGTGTGATTGCATCATTGGGTGCCAGACAGAATACTGCAGGCAGAACAAGATGGACTATCCCATTACCGTACTGTAAAATCGTTGTTCACATGATATAACAAATTAATAATGAATATAATGGAGAGCTATGTTTTCTCCACCTTTAAATAAAACACCCACCTGGTAACCTTCCAAACCTGCGTAGTTTACTCTGATGGAACTACAGCGAGGCTAGTGAATCAAACAGAACAGATATAGATTCACCATAGTGATCGCGGCGGATACATTCGGCAAAAATAGACGACGTATCAATAACAACCAGCTTTTGGGAGCGCTTCATGCGATCTCTATTGATTGGATACGTGTTGGTAACAATGACTTGGTACACGGCATCGGACTGTTCTAGCTGCTCTAAACAGTCGCCGGTGAAGATGCCATGTGTGGCTACAACATAAACACGTTTCGCACCACAATTCTTAACCATATGCTCTGCAGCAGAGATGAAGGAACCGGGTCTGTCAATCATGTCATCCAGAATGATTGCAGACCGCCCGTTCACGTTACCCACTAACGTGATAAGCTTTTCCTGCTTTTCCTGTGGTGCCTCTTCATCTTCCGAGTCGGCTGCGGCTTCGTAACTACCACCGATGGGATACGAGTCACTTGCGAGAGATCCTTCCTGATCCGAAACGACGACATCCGAATGGTATGCATCATCCACATCATCATCGATAACATGTCCATTAATAATCCGAGCAGTCTGGATCCCGTTGGTCAATATGATATTCTCTTCCTCGTCTTCAGCAGCACCCGGCCTGACAATCGGCCTGTTTTTCCGTAGCATGGACTGCTTCCGCATCCGCAACTGCTTCATATCCTTGGTCTGGGAGTAAAGGTCTTTGGACCGACGACGATCGGTGTGAATCATCGCGAAGTTAATCTTCAGCGAATCAGCAAGCGCTGTCACACGCTTCGTACCGCCAGGGTTTTTTGAAACTACGACAGCGTGCTGATAGTCCTCCACATTCTCTCTGATCCATTTCGCCAGGCTGGGGCCACCGTACAGGTTGTCCACTGGCTTCGTGAAGAACCCCTGCATCTGCGAGGCGTGCAGGTCCATGGACACGACATGGTCCGCGCCGGCTATTATCAGCAAGTTCGCAAGCATACGTGCTGTGATTGCGCCTCTGTGCTTCTTCATCTTGCATTGCTTGGAGTATGGGAACTGCGGAATCACTGCCGTCACCTTCCGTGCAGAGCCCCCCTTACACGCGGAGACTAGAATGAGCAGCTCCATAATGTGGTCATTGATGGTCGACGACCCCGACTGGATCACGTATACATCCTCATCACGCACAGAGACCCCGATTTGTACAGACGTTTCGCCGTTGGCAAACTTCTTCAGTGTACATGGCGCCGGCTCGATGCCCAGCTTCTCACACACTAACTTCCCAAGTTCTGGGTGAGAAGTGCCCATGAACACCTTGCACTTACGCATGTCGTTTCGCTTGGAATCGTCCACGACCTTGGAACCAACAGACGAAGTGTAGTTCAACTTGATTCGACCCACACTTAATGAAATCCCATTTAAATAGCCCTTTAATGTTTAAGAGCTACAGGTTATTGATATAACTTGTATAAAATTCCATACAAAAAAAGGAAAACTTCACCGATTGGGCCAATAAGATGGAGATATCCATGGAAAAATTTTCCGTGTCAGAGTCGTGCAGGTTCGAAGTTAATGTCGAACGTTGCGTAGCAGCTGCAGAGGGGGCACAGCGGGTCGTCCCGACGATCGTCGAGCCTGCCGGCTGGGGCGGGGTAACATCCCTGACATTGTTTAGAACAATCTAATGCATATACAGTGATGTATGGGTGTATGCCAGTGTTCTCCAGGCATCTTGCTACTGAAGCTATGTAAATCTTGTTAGAGCGGGCAGGTGGTTAGCGTGCTGACGATGAGTGGGCGGCAAATGCGGGAGAGGCAGCGCAACGGTGTGCTTGACTTTAAGCAGGCACTGCAGCGATGTAGGACAGAGGTGCAAGAAAGTAGGATGTTTGCAGACTTAACAACGCATCTGGAGCCACATAAAGAACGTCTGACGCGGATACGATGCCTTGCACTGGGGAAATTCCACGAAGAGGCACCTGCCAGGTGGCAGCTGGCACTGTTACTAGAGCTTGTAGATTACTTGGGCCATGAAGTGCAGTGCTCTCTCTACGATCCCGCTTTTACGGCGGAAGAGCTGTCTTATGTGGAGCAGCTGGGAGAACGATGGAGCGTTGACGAGCAGTCGCCATGGAGTACGGAGTCTAGCGACAAGCTGCTCTTCTTTCTGCCTCATGCACCATTGTCATTGACGGAGAGCGTGGTCGAAGCCGAACAACCAAGACTGTGGCTTGCGAATCAGCTTGTGCAACACACAGACCGTTATACGAAAGCGCAGCTGTTTGAGAAGTATCCGCTGATCAGTAAGTTGGTCAGCTATCTTGATAGCGGCAGTAAAGTGGGAACAGCATCTACCGACGGATTCAGCGCATTTGTCCCTAAAAGGTctcggcggcagcggcgaaATAAAGCCGTATATAGAGAACCTGACATTGACTATGGCTCCGTCAAGTCATATTTTACAGGATGTACGGTACTGACGGATTTCTCTGGAGGGGAGCTGCTTCGAGACAAACCGTGGCTGAACGCCTTTTCAGACTTGGCTTTGCACCGAATTGAATTGGGTGTCAAACAAGTAGAACGGCCCGCGGATAGCATTTGAGCATACAAATTAGCGTAATATACAAAGGTATTATATAATTTTTTATCAAAGTAGATACACTAGTGAAATATTATGGAGGTATGTCCAACCTAGGATCGCTAGTTCTGGTAGCTTTCCCAGTTATCTAACACCGCCTTAATCTTTTCAGAACCAGTGAGTTTGTAGACGTCCTCAAAGTACTCC encodes the following:
- the VIP1 gene encoding inositol polyphosphate kinase VIP1 (Syntenic homolog of Saccharomyces cerevisiae YLR410W (VIP1)) codes for the protein MSEDNCLQPQLSPLFLSCSTKKAMESIAPILEGFTPKTSSSENTSLKLPPASLTTDEEEDADENLDPNALARTVSVQSQQSAVGGTGAVTYNSLAAPDENAETFAKHGAAHGLEQITSSQALEECACEEGNCTDACQAVSPGAYKGQSPRKPADDATEKNEGWQHSVHPPVQQTGHEGANSDSATPAPSSSSSSRKSSTSITKPQLPRVGKIGVCAMDAKVLSKPCRHILNRLIENGEFETIIFGDKVILDENIENWPTCDFLISFFSSGFPLNKAIDYVMLRKPFMINDLIMQKVLWDRRLCLRLLEAAQVPTPPRLEITRDGGPRVDDALRSKLLERGVHVKPIREPIWRMLDNDTLEVNGEIMTKPFVEKPVDGEDHNIYIYYHSKNGGGGRRLFRKVGNKSSEFDPALVAPRSEGSYIYEKFMDTDNFEDVKAYTVGESFCHAETRKSPVVDGIVRRNTHGKEIRYVTELTEEEKQMAARVSKTFSQMICGFDLLRVNGKSFVIDVNGFSFVKDNSMYYDSCAKILRDTFVNAKKQIDLEKRNLPVIQEEKRQKWFFKGLVTVIRHADRTPKQKFKHSFRSQIFISLLKGHKEEVVIRNVSDLQIVLQALRIAMEEGVEDPNKLEVLANALEKKLNFPGTKIQLKPVLNDDNEVEKVQFILKWGGEPTHSARYQAQELGEQMRQDFDLLNKNILRNIKIFSSSERRVLASAQLWAMALFGADELGSDEISIRKDLLDDSNAAKDLMDKVKKQLKALLREGKEAPPQFAWPLKMPQPYLVIKRVVELMNYHKKIMDHNFSHKSLEEMQRRWCCGEDPTLFKERWDKLFKEFVSVDKVDPAKISELYDTMKYDALHNRSFLERIFSPDEADELNEDAACQHSLVDRYPINILAKNNFKIPETTLGKTTSNSVGSLGWVLEKESGMKAHCSNPNSIFDHPRYMQLRELYRLSKVLFDFICPQEYGIEDNEKLDIGLLTSLPLSKQILNDIDDMKSKDTPACIAYFTKESHIYTLLNIIYEAGLPMRIARNALPELDYLSQINFELYESADSGGQKSHAIRLKMSPGCHTQDPLDVQLDEKHYISCIPRISLTKHLDMDYVSQKLRNKFSRVNMPQKFTPVHITQPDLSYKRPAMKDSSTES
- the PRS1 gene encoding ribose phosphate diphosphokinase subunit PRS1 (Syntenic homolog of Saccharomyces cerevisiae YKL181W (PRS1)), with the translated sequence MRKCKVFMGTSHPELGKLVCEKLGIEPAPCTLKKFANGETSVQIGVSVRDEDVYVIQSGSSTINDHIMELLILVSACKGGSARKVTAVIPQFPYSKQCKMKKHRGAITARMLANLLIIAGADHVVSMDLHASQMQGFFTKPVDNLYGGPSLAKWIRENVEDYQHAVVVSKNPGGTKRVTALADSLKINFAMIHTDRRRSKDLYSQTKDMKQLRMRKQSMLRKNRPIVRPGAAEDEEENIILTNGIQTARIINGHVIDDDVDDAYHSDVVVSDQEGSLASDSYPIGGSYEAAADSEDEEAPQEKQEKLITLVGNVNGRSAIILDDMIDRPGSFISAAEHMVKNCGAKRVYVVATHGIFTGDCLEQLEQSDAVYQVIVTNTYPINRDRMKRSQKLVVIDTSSIFAECIRRDHYGESISVLFDSLASL
- the BER1 gene encoding Ber1p (Syntenic homolog of Saccharomyces cerevisiae YLR412W (BER1)); protein product: MSGRQMRERQRNGVLDFKQALQRCRTEVQESRMFADLTTHLEPHKERLTRIRCLALGKFHEEAPARWQLALLLELVDYLGHEVQCSLYDPAFTAEELSYVEQLGERWSVDEQSPWSTESSDKLLFFLPHAPLSLTESVVEAEQPRLWLANQLVQHTDRYTKAQLFEKYPLISKLVSYLDSGSKVGTASTDGFSAFVPKRSRRQRRNKAVYREPDIDYGSVKSYFTGCTVLTDFSGGELLRDKPWLNAFSDLALHRIELGVKQVERPADSI